From a single Kryptolebias marmoratus isolate JLee-2015 linkage group LG6, ASM164957v2, whole genome shotgun sequence genomic region:
- the LOC108240400 gene encoding olfactory receptor 6N1-like — translation MINATILGFFTLSGLKDMTTKYRVTLFSLNLLCYCVILLVNVALILTIIFEEKLHKPMYIFLCNLCFNSLYGTAAFHPKFLFDLLADTHVISYAGCILQVFFIYSYSTTEYSILAVMAYDRYLAICRPLEYHAIMTKQRVVVLVCFSRLVPMTSQTVVMIMTSTLTLCGSHIDKLYCDNWSVLILSCHSTTPNNIVGFCNIVLYFLHALLIMCSYVQLVKFSLKYQERRKKFLQTCMPHLFCLINVTAALLFDVMYARYGSKLMAQSLRNIMAIQFLIIPPLFNPIIYGLNLTQVRKSFLRLSKFNKQLNRLG, via the coding sequence ATGATCAATGCAACCATTTTAGGGTTCTTCACCTTGTCAGGCCTGAAGGACATGACGACAAAGTACAGAGTCACTCTTTTCTCTCTAAACCTGCTTTGTTACTGTGTGATTTTGCTTGTGAATGTGGCTCTCATTCTTACGAtcatatttgaagaaaaacttcATAAACCCATGTACATCTTCTTGTGTAATCTGTGCTTTAACAGCCTTTATGGGACAGCAGCCTTTCATCCGAAATTCCTCTTTGACCTGTTGGCTGACACTCATGTCATATCTTATGCTGGTTGTATCTTGCAGGTCTTTTTCATATATTCTTATTCAACGACTGAGTACTCTATTTTGGCTGTGATGGCCTATGATCGATATTTGGCTATATGCCGCCCTCTGGAGTACCATGCTATCATGACAAAACAAAGGGTTGTTGTTTTAGTGTGTTTCTCCAGACTTGTGCCGATGACCAGTCAGACTGTTGTGATGATTATGACCTCTACCCTGACGTTATGTGGCTCCCACATAGATAAACTATATTGTGATAACTGGTCTGTCCTCATACTTTCGTGTCATTCAACCACACCCAATAATATTGTTGGATTTTGTAATATAGTTCTGTATTTCCTCCATGCTCTTTTAATTATGTGTTCATATGTGCAGTTAGTAAAGTTCTCCTTAAAGTATCAGGAGCGCAGGAAGAAGTTCCTGCAGACGTGCATGCCCCATTTGTTCTGTCTGATTAATGTCACCGCTGCTCTTCTTTTTGATGTCATGTACGCTCGATATGGATCCAAATTGATGGCGCAGAGTTTGAGAAACATAATGGCTATCCAGTTTCTGATAATCCCCCCTCTATTTAACCCTATCATATATGGTCTTAATTTAACTCAGGTACGAAAAAGCTTTTTGAGACTGAGTAAGTTCAACAAACAACTCAACAGGTTGGGCTGA